The following are encoded together in the Citrus sinensis cultivar Valencia sweet orange chromosome 1, DVS_A1.0, whole genome shotgun sequence genome:
- the LOC102614949 gene encoding homeobox protein knotted-1-like 3 isoform X3, translating into MAFHHNHLSQDLPLHHFTDQQQQQQQQPPSPPQQQHHQHQQSIETTAPNWLNSALLRSQQAQQQAAHFSDTNFLNLRTTANNNNSNNNNTASDSDASQTPNQWLSRTSSSLLHRNHSDVIDDVTPANDSIIAAVESADLKNANSENMNNASTNNKSEGVVVESGADGVVNWQNARYKAEILSHPLYEQLLSAHVACLRIATPVDQLPRIDAQLAQSQHVVSKYSALGAGQGLVTDDKELDQFMTHYVLLLCSFKEQLQQHVRVHAMEAVMACWEIEQSLQSLTGVSPGEGTGATMSDDDEDQVDSDANLFDGSLEGPDTMGFGPLIPTESERSLMERVRQELKHELKQGYKEKIVDIREEILRKRRAGKLPGDTTSVLKSWWQSHSKWPYPTEEDKARLVQETGLQLKQINNWFINQRKRNWHSNPSTSTVLKSKRKR; encoded by the exons ATGGCGTTTCACCACAATCACCTCTCGCAAGACCTTCCTCTTCATCACTTCACCGaccaacaacaacagcaacaacaacaaccaccgTCACCTCCACAGCAACAACACCACCAACACCAACAAAGCATCGAAACGACAGCGCCTAATTGGCTTAACTCTGCGCTTCTTCGCTCACAACAGGCGCAGCAACAGGCGGCTCACTTCTCCGACACCAATTTCCTTAACCTACGCACCACagcaaacaacaacaacagcaacaacaacaacactGCCTCCGATTCCGACGCTTCGCAGACGCCGAACCAATGGCTCTCCCGCACGTCCTCCTCTCTCCTCCACCGCAACCACAGTGACGTCATCGACGACGTCACGCCTGCCAACGACTCCATCATCGCGGCCGTCGAATCCGCCGATTTGAAGAACGCCAACAGCGAGAACATGAACAACGCCAGTACTAATAACAAGAGCGAAGGGGTGGTGGTCGAGAGCGGCGCCGACGGAGTTGTCAACTGGCAGAATGCGAGGTACAAGGCGGAGATATTGTCGCATCCGCTGTACGAGCAGCTGCTCTCGGCACACGTGGCTTGCTTGAGGATCGCCACGCCGGTGGATCAGCTGCCGAGGATTGACGCTCAGCTTGCTCAGTCGCAGCACGTCGTCTCTAAGTACTCCGCTTTAGGTGCCGGTCAAGGCTTGGTTACTGATGACAAAGAGCTCGATCAGTTCATG ACACACTATGTTCTGCTTCTTTGTTCATTTAAAGAACAACTGCAGCAACATGTTCGGGTCCATGCGATGGAAGCAGTGATGGCTTGCTGGGAGATTGAGCAATCTTTGCAAAGCTTGACAG GAGTTTCTCCCGGAGAAGGTACAGGCGCAACAATgtctgatgatgatgaggacCAAGTGGACAGCGATGCCAACTTGTTTGATGGAAGTTTGGAGGGGCCAGACACCATGGGATTCGGTCCTCTTATCCCAACAGAGAGTGAGAGGTCCTTGATGGAGCGCGTGAGGCAAGAGTTGAAACATGAACTGAAACAG GGTTACAAGGAGAAAATTGTAGACATAAGAGAGGAAATTCTGCGCAAGAGAAGGGCCGGAAAACTTCCTGGTGACACAACCTCTGTTCTCAAATCTTGGTGGCAATCACATTCCAAGTGGCCATACCCTACT GAGGAAGATAAGGCAAGATTGGTTCAGGAAACCGGTTTGCAATTAAAACAGATCAATAATTGGTTCATCAATCAGCGGAAGAGGAACTGGCACAGTAATCCTTCAACTTCAACAGTCTTGAAAAGCAAACGCAAGAG GTGA
- the LOC102614949 gene encoding homeobox protein knotted-1-like 3 isoform X1, giving the protein MAFHHNHLSQDLPLHHFTDQQQQQQQQPPSPPQQQHHQHQQSIETTAPNWLNSALLRSQQAQQQAAHFSDTNFLNLRTTANNNNSNNNNTASDSDASQTPNQWLSRTSSSLLHRNHSDVIDDVTPANDSIIAAVESADLKNANSENMNNASTNNKSEGVVVESGADGVVNWQNARYKAEILSHPLYEQLLSAHVACLRIATPVDQLPRIDAQLAQSQHVVSKYSALGAGQGLVTDDKELDQFMTHYVLLLCSFKEQLQQHVRVHAMEAVMACWEIEQSLQSLTGVSPGEGTGATMSDDDEDQVDSDANLFDGSLEGPDTMGFGPLIPTESERSLMERVRQELKHELKQGYKEKIVDIREEILRKRRAGKLPGDTTSVLKSWWQSHSKWPYPTEEDKARLVQETGLQLKQINNWFINQRKRNWHSNPSTSTVLKSKRKRSNAGENSSDRYM; this is encoded by the exons ATGGCGTTTCACCACAATCACCTCTCGCAAGACCTTCCTCTTCATCACTTCACCGaccaacaacaacagcaacaacaacaaccaccgTCACCTCCACAGCAACAACACCACCAACACCAACAAAGCATCGAAACGACAGCGCCTAATTGGCTTAACTCTGCGCTTCTTCGCTCACAACAGGCGCAGCAACAGGCGGCTCACTTCTCCGACACCAATTTCCTTAACCTACGCACCACagcaaacaacaacaacagcaacaacaacaacactGCCTCCGATTCCGACGCTTCGCAGACGCCGAACCAATGGCTCTCCCGCACGTCCTCCTCTCTCCTCCACCGCAACCACAGTGACGTCATCGACGACGTCACGCCTGCCAACGACTCCATCATCGCGGCCGTCGAATCCGCCGATTTGAAGAACGCCAACAGCGAGAACATGAACAACGCCAGTACTAATAACAAGAGCGAAGGGGTGGTGGTCGAGAGCGGCGCCGACGGAGTTGTCAACTGGCAGAATGCGAGGTACAAGGCGGAGATATTGTCGCATCCGCTGTACGAGCAGCTGCTCTCGGCACACGTGGCTTGCTTGAGGATCGCCACGCCGGTGGATCAGCTGCCGAGGATTGACGCTCAGCTTGCTCAGTCGCAGCACGTCGTCTCTAAGTACTCCGCTTTAGGTGCCGGTCAAGGCTTGGTTACTGATGACAAAGAGCTCGATCAGTTCATG ACACACTATGTTCTGCTTCTTTGTTCATTTAAAGAACAACTGCAGCAACATGTTCGGGTCCATGCGATGGAAGCAGTGATGGCTTGCTGGGAGATTGAGCAATCTTTGCAAAGCTTGACAG GAGTTTCTCCCGGAGAAGGTACAGGCGCAACAATgtctgatgatgatgaggacCAAGTGGACAGCGATGCCAACTTGTTTGATGGAAGTTTGGAGGGGCCAGACACCATGGGATTCGGTCCTCTTATCCCAACAGAGAGTGAGAGGTCCTTGATGGAGCGCGTGAGGCAAGAGTTGAAACATGAACTGAAACAG GGTTACAAGGAGAAAATTGTAGACATAAGAGAGGAAATTCTGCGCAAGAGAAGGGCCGGAAAACTTCCTGGTGACACAACCTCTGTTCTCAAATCTTGGTGGCAATCACATTCCAAGTGGCCATACCCTACT GAGGAAGATAAGGCAAGATTGGTTCAGGAAACCGGTTTGCAATTAAAACAGATCAATAATTGGTTCATCAATCAGCGGAAGAGGAACTGGCACAGTAATCCTTCAACTTCAACAGTCTTGAAAAGCAAACGCAAGAG AAGTAATGCAGGTGAAAACAGCAGTGATCGTTACATGTAA
- the LOC102614949 gene encoding homeobox protein knotted-1-like 3 isoform X2, whose translation MAFHHNHLSQDLPLHHFTDQQQQQQQQPPSPPQQQHHQHQQSIETTAPNWLNSALLRSQQAQQQAAHFSDTNFLNLRTTANNNNSNNNNTASDSDASQTPNQWLSRTSSSLLHRNHSDVIDDVTPANDSIIAAVESADLKNANSENMNNASTNNKSEGVVVESGADGVVNWQNARYKAEILSHPLYEQLLSAHVACLRIATPVDQLPRIDAQLAQSQHVVSKYSALGAGQGLVTDDKELDQFMTHYVLLLCSFKEQLQQHVRVHAMEAVMACWEIEQSLQSLTGVSPGEGTGATMSDDDEDQVDSDANLFDGSLEGPDTMGFGPLIPTESERSLMERVRQELKHELKQGYKEKIVDIREEILRKRRAGKLPGDTTSVLKSWWQSHSKWPYPTEEDKARLVQETGLQLKQINNWFINQRKRNWHSNPSTSTVLKSKRKSNAGENSSDRYM comes from the exons ATGGCGTTTCACCACAATCACCTCTCGCAAGACCTTCCTCTTCATCACTTCACCGaccaacaacaacagcaacaacaacaaccaccgTCACCTCCACAGCAACAACACCACCAACACCAACAAAGCATCGAAACGACAGCGCCTAATTGGCTTAACTCTGCGCTTCTTCGCTCACAACAGGCGCAGCAACAGGCGGCTCACTTCTCCGACACCAATTTCCTTAACCTACGCACCACagcaaacaacaacaacagcaacaacaacaacactGCCTCCGATTCCGACGCTTCGCAGACGCCGAACCAATGGCTCTCCCGCACGTCCTCCTCTCTCCTCCACCGCAACCACAGTGACGTCATCGACGACGTCACGCCTGCCAACGACTCCATCATCGCGGCCGTCGAATCCGCCGATTTGAAGAACGCCAACAGCGAGAACATGAACAACGCCAGTACTAATAACAAGAGCGAAGGGGTGGTGGTCGAGAGCGGCGCCGACGGAGTTGTCAACTGGCAGAATGCGAGGTACAAGGCGGAGATATTGTCGCATCCGCTGTACGAGCAGCTGCTCTCGGCACACGTGGCTTGCTTGAGGATCGCCACGCCGGTGGATCAGCTGCCGAGGATTGACGCTCAGCTTGCTCAGTCGCAGCACGTCGTCTCTAAGTACTCCGCTTTAGGTGCCGGTCAAGGCTTGGTTACTGATGACAAAGAGCTCGATCAGTTCATG ACACACTATGTTCTGCTTCTTTGTTCATTTAAAGAACAACTGCAGCAACATGTTCGGGTCCATGCGATGGAAGCAGTGATGGCTTGCTGGGAGATTGAGCAATCTTTGCAAAGCTTGACAG GAGTTTCTCCCGGAGAAGGTACAGGCGCAACAATgtctgatgatgatgaggacCAAGTGGACAGCGATGCCAACTTGTTTGATGGAAGTTTGGAGGGGCCAGACACCATGGGATTCGGTCCTCTTATCCCAACAGAGAGTGAGAGGTCCTTGATGGAGCGCGTGAGGCAAGAGTTGAAACATGAACTGAAACAG GGTTACAAGGAGAAAATTGTAGACATAAGAGAGGAAATTCTGCGCAAGAGAAGGGCCGGAAAACTTCCTGGTGACACAACCTCTGTTCTCAAATCTTGGTGGCAATCACATTCCAAGTGGCCATACCCTACT GAGGAAGATAAGGCAAGATTGGTTCAGGAAACCGGTTTGCAATTAAAACAGATCAATAATTGGTTCATCAATCAGCGGAAGAGGAACTGGCACAGTAATCCTTCAACTTCAACAGTCTTGAAAAGCAAACGCAAGAG TAATGCAGGTGAAAACAGCAGTGATCGTTACATGTAA
- the LOC102614648 gene encoding uncharacterized protein LOC102614648 produces the protein MTNPGERAASVSVSETSPLNDEIDLIEEYGDGGCSCFGGLCLDRRGQGRYLLQQQEDEEVIREIWSRERAKKIKEFSEVVAEPKWKSIIKRLSLNNKKISASKMQFHYDPQSYKLNFDDGINGEFDDGHVGFSARYAGPVVINNNNN, from the coding sequence ATGACAAACCCAGGAGAGAGAGCGGCGTCGGTGTCTGTTAGCGAAACGTCACCGTTAAACGATGAAATAGACCTTATCGAAGAATATGGAGACGGGGGCTGCTCCTGTTTCGGGGGACTTTGCTTAGATCGGCGGGGACAGGGGAGATATTTGTTGCAACAACAGGAAGATGAGGAGGTAATAAGAGAAATATGGTCAAGGGAAAGAGCGAAGAAAATTAAGGAGTTTTCGGAAGTGGTGGCAGAGCCAAAGTGGAAGAGTATTATTAAAAGGTTAAGTCttaataacaagaaaataTCAGCATCAAAGATGCAGTTTCATTATGATCCTCAAAGTTATAAgcttaattttgatgatgggaTTAATGGGGAGTTTGATGATGGGCATGTTGGCTTCTCGGCTAGATATGCTGGTCCTGTTGtgatcaataacaataataattaa
- the LOC102614356 gene encoding uncharacterized protein LOC102614356, producing MYSECVSPSFKHRIKSSICCFGRSPHSKLRALDSEDDDVLKQHQPRSPRWGIFSMIGSKNRRRPNSADFRYDPLSYSLNFEDEMRRDDADELRVNFSSRLPASPSQVAPIVSGEILACL from the coding sequence ATGTACAGCGAATGTGTGTCTCCATCGTTTAAACACAGGATCAAATCATCCATTTGCTGTTTCGGTCGATCGCCTCACAGTAAGCTGAGGGCTCTCGACAGCGAAGACGACGACGTACTAAAGCAGCATCAGCCGAGGTCGCCGCGCTGGGGTATTTTCTCAATGATCGGTTCCAAGAATCGGAGGCGTCCGAATTCGGCCGATTTTAGGTACGACCCGTTGAGTTACTCGCTGAATTTCGAAGACGAGATGAGGAGAGACGACGCCGATGAGTTGCGTGTCAACTTCTCGTCGCGGCTGCCGGCATCGCCGTCGCAAGTGGCGCCAATTGTCTCTGGGGAGATTTTGGCTTGCTTGTAG
- the LOC102614071 gene encoding uncharacterized protein LOC102614071 isoform X1 yields the protein MDYRSHSQPEESAPSPSLDDCLKLLKGERDEQRLAGLLVVTKFCKGDDAVSLRKIYDAVGPRFLDRLLRTGLGKGINSGNSSENRDAYLQLSVTVLAAFCRVPEIASSEDMVSKVPPILELMLKESGTSILEECYEFLYLVTNATGDGVTTLYESGGMKVLAFQMSTFADGSRLMELAIRLLQLMLSKLSLEIITNDYLSELSTIVTVVAREFAVLHNALKFESLHLLTAVLSSNYSALLHEALRVMPDSKWSMYMRVGVVAILQNRVAPAEKLQALILAESIVSIKGEEWLIGKIDLPDIQDSIPSDRCLLLVLESSRVEIAVLLNELAYLKYEASKNTSSTAESFFSKQRNVAIAFSLVEKIIRLISNIAESEGGLIDDNTFMKVMNGLNETIGVVLEYLQDAKEHERKKGNDLLASVRLVGSYLAETPHACKEKVRELLQHMLSIEGEDEPSPFYSVFFLLPMLCQTTMEIEGCKDLVSSGMYKAVAECLIKLIGPGRVTVEDDGCIFLACDTILNLLLKKEQVRFPMDESTSIHLLKALAYWTEDSNDPTIIMMASCICALLFDSTSEEALVNNTYFDSNSVNSLSRLFARSLASWGQGAPYGKKEDMDLLEIVTAGYSRWAHRFPHIKEAVER from the exons ATG GACTATCGGTCACACTCACAGCCGGAAGAATCAGCTCCCTCTCCGTCGTTAGACGATTGCTTGAAGCTATTGAAAGGCGAGAGAGATGAGCAGCGCCTTGCTGGTCTGCTCGTCGTTACCAAATTCTGCAAAGGCGACGACGCTGTTTCGCTGCGTAAAATCTATGACGCCGTCGGCCCGCGGTTCCTCGACCGGCTCTTGCGGACCG gATTGGGGAAAGGAATCAATAGTGGCAATTCGAGCGAGAATCGCGATGCATATTTACAGCTATCAGTTACAGTTCTTGCTGCATTTTGCCGCGTTCCTGAGATTGCTTCTTCAGAAGACATGGTTTCAAAGGTTCCGCCGATACTCGAATTAATGCTAAAGGA GTCAGGCACATCCATTCTTGAAGAATGCTACGAATTTCTGTATTTAGTAACCAATGCTACTGGCGATGGAGTCACAACATTGTATGAGTCTGGAGGCATGAAAGTGCTGGCTTTCCAAATGTCTACTTTTGCAGatg GTTCTCGTTTAATGGAACTTGCTATTAGGCTTCTGCAATTGATGTTAAGTAAGCTGTCTCTAGAAATCATCACAAATGACTATTTATCAGAGCTTTCAACAATA GTGACTGTAGTAGCTAGGGAATTTGCTGTGTTGCACAATGCGCTAAAGTTTGAATCACTTCATTTACTCACTGCTGTTCTTTCTTCGAATTACTCG GCACTGCTTCATGAAGCTCTTCGAGTAATGCCAGATAGCAAATGGTCAATGTATATGCGTGTTGGTGTTGTGGCCATTTTACAGAACCGCGTTG CTCCTGCAGAAAAGCTTCAGGCCCTTATTTTGGCTGAATCTATTGTTTCTATCAAGGGTGAAGAGTGGCTGATTGGTAAGATTGACTTACCTGATATACAAGATTCTATTCCTTCAGATAG GTGCCTATTGCTGGTTCTAGAGTCATCAAGGGTTGAGATTGCTGTTCTGCTGAATGAGCTGGCATATTTGAAATATGAAGCGTCAAAGAATACTTCATCAACTGCTGAAAGTTTTTTCTCAAAGCAGCGTAATGTGGCTATTGCCTTTTCGTTAGTGGAGAAGATCATCAGATTGATATCAAATATTGCTGAAAGCGAAG GAGGCCTTATTGATGATAATACTTTCATGAAGGTGATGAATGGGCTTAACGAGACAATTGGTGTAGTTCTAGAGTATCTGCAAGATGCAAAG GAACATGAACGGAAGAAAGGAAATGACCTCCTTGCTTCAGTGCGGCTTGTTGGGAG CTATCTTGCAGAAACGCCCCATGCTTGCAAAGAGAAGGTGAGAGAACTTTTGCAGCATATGCTTTCGATTGAAGGTGAAGATGAGCcaag CCCTTTCTATTCCGTTTTCTTTTTGCTTCCAATGCTTTGCCAAACTACAATGGAGATTGAAGGATGTAAAGATTTAGTGTCCTCTGGAATGTATAAAGCT GTGGCCGAATGCCTAATCAAGTTGATTGGGCCTGGTCGTGTTACGGTCGAGGATGATGGTTGTATCTTCCTGGCATGTGATACGATCTTGAATCTTCTTTTGAAG AAAGAGCAAGTGCGATTTCCAATGGATGAATCAACTTCCATTCACCTTTTGAAAGCACTGGCGTATTGGACAG AGGACAGTAATGACCCGACTATAATTATGATGGCTTCATGCATTTGTGCACTCTTATTTGATTCAACGTCAGAGGAGGCTCTTGTAAATAACACCTACTTCGACAGTAACTCAGTTAATAGTCTGTCTCGGCTTTTTGCTAGAAGTTTGGCTTCATGGGGGCAG GGTGCACCATACGGCAAGAAAGAGGATATGGATCTTCTTGAGATAGTTACTGCTG GATATTCACGGTGGGCTCATAGGTTTCCTCACATAAAGGAGGCAGTTGAGAGATAA
- the LOC102614071 gene encoding uncharacterized protein LOC102614071 isoform X2: MDYRSHSQPEESAPSPSLDDCLKLLKGERDEQRLAGLLVVTKFCKGDDAVSLRKIYDAVGPRFLDRLLRTGLGKGINSGNSSENRDAYLQLSVTVLAAFCRVPEIASSEDMVSKVPPILELMLKESGTSILEECYEFLYLVTNATGDGVTTLYESGGMKVLAFQMSTFADGSRLMELAIRLLQLMLSKLSLEIITNDYLSELSTIVTVVAREFAVLHNALKFESLHLLTAVLSSNYSALLHEALRVMPDSKWSMYMRVGVVAILQNRVAPAEKLQALILAESIVSIKGEEWLIGKIDLPDIQDSIPSDRCLLLVLESSRVEIAVLLNELAYLKYEASKNTSSTAESFFSKQRNVAIAFSLVEKIIRLISNIAESEGGLIDDNTFMKVMNGLNETIGVVLEYLQDAKEHERKKGNDLLASVRLVGSYLAETPHACKEKVRELLQHMLSIEGEDEPSPFYSVFFLLPMLCQTTMEIEGCKDLVSSGMYKAVAECLIKLIGPGRVTVEDDGCIFLACDTILNLLLKKEQVRFPMDESTSIHLLKALAYWTGCTIRQERGYGSS, translated from the exons ATG GACTATCGGTCACACTCACAGCCGGAAGAATCAGCTCCCTCTCCGTCGTTAGACGATTGCTTGAAGCTATTGAAAGGCGAGAGAGATGAGCAGCGCCTTGCTGGTCTGCTCGTCGTTACCAAATTCTGCAAAGGCGACGACGCTGTTTCGCTGCGTAAAATCTATGACGCCGTCGGCCCGCGGTTCCTCGACCGGCTCTTGCGGACCG gATTGGGGAAAGGAATCAATAGTGGCAATTCGAGCGAGAATCGCGATGCATATTTACAGCTATCAGTTACAGTTCTTGCTGCATTTTGCCGCGTTCCTGAGATTGCTTCTTCAGAAGACATGGTTTCAAAGGTTCCGCCGATACTCGAATTAATGCTAAAGGA GTCAGGCACATCCATTCTTGAAGAATGCTACGAATTTCTGTATTTAGTAACCAATGCTACTGGCGATGGAGTCACAACATTGTATGAGTCTGGAGGCATGAAAGTGCTGGCTTTCCAAATGTCTACTTTTGCAGatg GTTCTCGTTTAATGGAACTTGCTATTAGGCTTCTGCAATTGATGTTAAGTAAGCTGTCTCTAGAAATCATCACAAATGACTATTTATCAGAGCTTTCAACAATA GTGACTGTAGTAGCTAGGGAATTTGCTGTGTTGCACAATGCGCTAAAGTTTGAATCACTTCATTTACTCACTGCTGTTCTTTCTTCGAATTACTCG GCACTGCTTCATGAAGCTCTTCGAGTAATGCCAGATAGCAAATGGTCAATGTATATGCGTGTTGGTGTTGTGGCCATTTTACAGAACCGCGTTG CTCCTGCAGAAAAGCTTCAGGCCCTTATTTTGGCTGAATCTATTGTTTCTATCAAGGGTGAAGAGTGGCTGATTGGTAAGATTGACTTACCTGATATACAAGATTCTATTCCTTCAGATAG GTGCCTATTGCTGGTTCTAGAGTCATCAAGGGTTGAGATTGCTGTTCTGCTGAATGAGCTGGCATATTTGAAATATGAAGCGTCAAAGAATACTTCATCAACTGCTGAAAGTTTTTTCTCAAAGCAGCGTAATGTGGCTATTGCCTTTTCGTTAGTGGAGAAGATCATCAGATTGATATCAAATATTGCTGAAAGCGAAG GAGGCCTTATTGATGATAATACTTTCATGAAGGTGATGAATGGGCTTAACGAGACAATTGGTGTAGTTCTAGAGTATCTGCAAGATGCAAAG GAACATGAACGGAAGAAAGGAAATGACCTCCTTGCTTCAGTGCGGCTTGTTGGGAG CTATCTTGCAGAAACGCCCCATGCTTGCAAAGAGAAGGTGAGAGAACTTTTGCAGCATATGCTTTCGATTGAAGGTGAAGATGAGCcaag CCCTTTCTATTCCGTTTTCTTTTTGCTTCCAATGCTTTGCCAAACTACAATGGAGATTGAAGGATGTAAAGATTTAGTGTCCTCTGGAATGTATAAAGCT GTGGCCGAATGCCTAATCAAGTTGATTGGGCCTGGTCGTGTTACGGTCGAGGATGATGGTTGTATCTTCCTGGCATGTGATACGATCTTGAATCTTCTTTTGAAG AAAGAGCAAGTGCGATTTCCAATGGATGAATCAACTTCCATTCACCTTTTGAAAGCACTGGCGTATTGGACAG GGTGCACCATACGGCAAGAAAGAGGATATGGATCTTCTTGA
- the LOC102614071 gene encoding uncharacterized protein LOC102614071 isoform X3, with product MDYRSHSQPEESAPSPSLDDCLKLLKGERDEQRLAGLLVVTKFCKGDDAVSLRKIYDAVGPRFLDRLLRTGLGKGINSGNSSENRDAYLQLSVTVLAAFCRVPEIASSEDMVSKVPPILELMLKESGTSILEECYEFLYLVTNATGDGVTTLYESGGMKVLAFQMSTFADGSRLMELAIRLLQLMLSKLSLEIITNDYLSELSTIVTVVAREFAVLHNALKFESLHLLTAVLSSNYSALLHEALRVMPDSKWSMYMRVGVVAILQNRVAPAEKLQALILAESIVSIKGEEWLIGKIDLPDIQDSIPSDRCLLLVLESSRVEIAVLLNELAYLKYEASKNTSSTAESFFSKQRNVAIAFSLVEKIIRLISNIAESEGGLIDDNTFMKVMNGLNETIGVVLEYLQDAKEHERKKGNDLLASVRLVGSYLAETPHACKEKVRELLQHMLSIEGEDEPSPFYSVFFLLPMLCQTTMEIEGCKDLVSSGMYKAVAECLIKLIGPGRVTVEDDGCIFLACDTILNLLLKKEQVRFPMDESTSIHLLKALAYWTELNSVFRGQ from the exons ATG GACTATCGGTCACACTCACAGCCGGAAGAATCAGCTCCCTCTCCGTCGTTAGACGATTGCTTGAAGCTATTGAAAGGCGAGAGAGATGAGCAGCGCCTTGCTGGTCTGCTCGTCGTTACCAAATTCTGCAAAGGCGACGACGCTGTTTCGCTGCGTAAAATCTATGACGCCGTCGGCCCGCGGTTCCTCGACCGGCTCTTGCGGACCG gATTGGGGAAAGGAATCAATAGTGGCAATTCGAGCGAGAATCGCGATGCATATTTACAGCTATCAGTTACAGTTCTTGCTGCATTTTGCCGCGTTCCTGAGATTGCTTCTTCAGAAGACATGGTTTCAAAGGTTCCGCCGATACTCGAATTAATGCTAAAGGA GTCAGGCACATCCATTCTTGAAGAATGCTACGAATTTCTGTATTTAGTAACCAATGCTACTGGCGATGGAGTCACAACATTGTATGAGTCTGGAGGCATGAAAGTGCTGGCTTTCCAAATGTCTACTTTTGCAGatg GTTCTCGTTTAATGGAACTTGCTATTAGGCTTCTGCAATTGATGTTAAGTAAGCTGTCTCTAGAAATCATCACAAATGACTATTTATCAGAGCTTTCAACAATA GTGACTGTAGTAGCTAGGGAATTTGCTGTGTTGCACAATGCGCTAAAGTTTGAATCACTTCATTTACTCACTGCTGTTCTTTCTTCGAATTACTCG GCACTGCTTCATGAAGCTCTTCGAGTAATGCCAGATAGCAAATGGTCAATGTATATGCGTGTTGGTGTTGTGGCCATTTTACAGAACCGCGTTG CTCCTGCAGAAAAGCTTCAGGCCCTTATTTTGGCTGAATCTATTGTTTCTATCAAGGGTGAAGAGTGGCTGATTGGTAAGATTGACTTACCTGATATACAAGATTCTATTCCTTCAGATAG GTGCCTATTGCTGGTTCTAGAGTCATCAAGGGTTGAGATTGCTGTTCTGCTGAATGAGCTGGCATATTTGAAATATGAAGCGTCAAAGAATACTTCATCAACTGCTGAAAGTTTTTTCTCAAAGCAGCGTAATGTGGCTATTGCCTTTTCGTTAGTGGAGAAGATCATCAGATTGATATCAAATATTGCTGAAAGCGAAG GAGGCCTTATTGATGATAATACTTTCATGAAGGTGATGAATGGGCTTAACGAGACAATTGGTGTAGTTCTAGAGTATCTGCAAGATGCAAAG GAACATGAACGGAAGAAAGGAAATGACCTCCTTGCTTCAGTGCGGCTTGTTGGGAG CTATCTTGCAGAAACGCCCCATGCTTGCAAAGAGAAGGTGAGAGAACTTTTGCAGCATATGCTTTCGATTGAAGGTGAAGATGAGCcaag CCCTTTCTATTCCGTTTTCTTTTTGCTTCCAATGCTTTGCCAAACTACAATGGAGATTGAAGGATGTAAAGATTTAGTGTCCTCTGGAATGTATAAAGCT GTGGCCGAATGCCTAATCAAGTTGATTGGGCCTGGTCGTGTTACGGTCGAGGATGATGGTTGTATCTTCCTGGCATGTGATACGATCTTGAATCTTCTTTTGAAG AAAGAGCAAGTGCGATTTCCAATGGATGAATCAACTTCCATTCACCTTTTGAAAGCACTGGCGTATTGGACAG aattaaattctGTTTTCAGAGGACAGTAA